The following proteins are encoded in a genomic region of Takifugu flavidus isolate HTHZ2018 chromosome 3, ASM371156v2, whole genome shotgun sequence:
- the ing2 gene encoding inhibitor of growth protein 2: MLGHQYPNADKSQQLVSYVEDYLECVESLPLDIQRNVSLLREIDAKYQDVLKEVDEVFEKYKGEQDVSQKKRLQTQLQRALIISQELGDEKIHVVTQMTELIENCSRQMDSHSLYLQGPSEPERLSAERRSSLQDPLAPERSSARRPQRQRNSESRESSQPSANGSLVEDSLEELSNLPSKEKKSKSVKKKKRKAKQERDNSPVDFAIDPNEPTYCLCEQVSYGEMIGCDNDQCPIEWFHFSCVGLTYKPKGKWYCPKCRGDNEKTMDKSRKDRRSR; the protein is encoded by the exons ATGTTAGGTCACCAATATCCAAATGCCGACAAGTCACAACAACTGGTCAGCTATGTGGAGGATTATCTGGAGTGTGTGGAGTCCCTGCCTTTGGACATACAAAGAAACGTTTCTCTGCTTCGAGAAATCGATGCAAAGTATCAAG ATGTTCTGAAGGAGGTGGATGAAGTATTTGAAAAGTATAAAGGTGAGCAGGATGTATCCCAGAAAAAGCGCCTGCAGACCCAGTTGCAGAGAGCGCTCATTATCAGCCAGGAGCTGGGTGATGAGAAAATCCATGTGGTGACCCAGATGACGGAGCTAATAGAGAACTGCTCGCGCCAAATGGACTCCCATTCCCTTTACCTCCAGGGGCCCAGTGAACCCGAGCGTCTGTCTGCAGAGCGGCGCTCCAGCCTCCAAGACCCCTTAGCCCCCGAACGCAGCTCAGCTCGGCGCCCGCAGCGCCAACGCAACAGCGAGAGCCGCGAGTCCAGCCAGCCGTCAGCTAACGGCTCTCTGGTGGAGGACTCACTCGAGGAGCTCTCCAATCTTCCCAGCAAGGAGAAGAAGTCAAAGTCTGTTAAGAAGAAAAAGCGCAAGGCCAAACAGGAGAGAGACAACTCGCCGGTCGACTTTGCCATCGACCCAAATGAACCCACCTACTGCCTTTGTGAGCAAGTTTCATATGGTGAGATGATTGGCTGTGACAATGACCAGTGCCCCATAGAGTGGTTCCACTTTTCCTGTGTGGGACTGACATACAAGCCAAAGGGTAAATGGTACTGCCCAAAGTGTAGAGGGGACAATGAAAAGACCATggacaaaagcagaaaagacCGTAGATCCAGGTAG
- the LOC130522879 gene encoding uncharacterized protein LOC130522879, producing MADESVIMEEATTAVQNPLVAITFQKNTDRKKKYLEAEPKALGITQIGLSAFQIICVSVFLAKDLSSMGTDIPFFISSSLVIIAGSVAIAAQNLHQPTLRACLGMQIVACCASIFNIILSMVKIDITPSYCWTWNRHVNFTLYYGKACSNIEKTQNHFFAESVIIQVTLMAIAVTLAAYCCKVVHCCAPAPKMPVITVQAEPAQPSSGKM from the exons ATGGCAG ATGAGTCAGTCATCATGGAGGAAGCAACCACGGCGGTCCAGAACCCTCTGGTGGCAATTACGTTCCAGAAGAATACCGACAGGAAAAAGAAGTACCTGGAGGCTGAACCCAAAGCTCTGGGA ATTACTCAGATTGGCCTGAGTGCCTTTCAGATCATCTGTGTGAGCGTGTTTCTGGCCAAAGATCTGAGCTCTATGGGGACTGATATCCCTTTCTTCATTTCGTCTTCACTG GTGATAATAGCTGGAAGTGTGGCTATAGCAGCACAGAACCTACATCAACCAACT TTAAGGGCTTGTTTAGGGATGCAAATTGTAGCCTGCTGTGCCTCGATTTTCAACATTATCTTATCCATGGTGAAAATTGATATCACGCCATCGTACTGCTGGACTTGGAATCGCCATGTAAACTTCACTTTGTACTACGGTAAAGCCTGTTCCAACATCGAG AAGACACAGAACCATTTCTTTGCAGAGAGTGTGATCATTCAGGTGACGCTGATGGCCATCGCTGTCACCCTGGCGGCCTACTGCTGCAAGGTGGTCCACTGCTGTGCACCAGCTCCCAAAATG CCGGTGATCACGGTACAAGCAGAGCCGGCCCAACCCTCAAgtggaaaaatgtaa